One genomic region from Curtobacterium sp. 9128 encodes:
- a CDS encoding aldo/keto reductase translates to MKTLELPQTDLTASDVIVGLMRINDMSDEDIRSLYTASRDAGVTMFDHAAVYGGWHGCEERFGAAVTLSPSERAAIQLQTKVGIRPTDHGAYFDFSYDHIMESVEESLAALRTDYIDVLLLHRPDALVEPEEVAKAFDELHAAGKVHHFGVSNHTPGQVELLKKFVTRPLAFNQVQLSITHANVITQGLAANMGGLDQSIDRDNDILNYSRLHDITPQAWSPFQKGFFDGVFLGDREQYAELNDVLEELASAHGVTPTGIAVAWITRHPAHFQVVLGTTNPQRVRDSAAGSDVELSREEWYRVLTAAGHTVP, encoded by the coding sequence CACCGCATCCGACGTCATCGTCGGCCTGATGCGGATCAACGACATGAGCGACGAGGACATCCGCTCGCTCTACACGGCCTCGCGCGACGCGGGCGTGACGATGTTCGACCACGCCGCGGTCTACGGCGGGTGGCACGGCTGCGAGGAGCGCTTCGGCGCAGCGGTCACGCTGTCACCGTCCGAACGTGCCGCCATCCAGCTGCAGACGAAGGTCGGCATCCGGCCGACGGACCACGGCGCGTACTTCGACTTCTCGTACGACCACATCATGGAGTCCGTGGAGGAGTCGCTCGCGGCGCTCCGCACCGACTACATCGACGTCCTGCTGCTGCACCGCCCCGACGCCCTCGTCGAGCCGGAAGAGGTCGCGAAAGCGTTCGACGAGTTGCACGCCGCCGGCAAGGTCCACCACTTCGGCGTCTCGAACCACACCCCCGGGCAGGTCGAGCTCCTGAAGAAGTTCGTCACGCGGCCGCTCGCCTTCAACCAGGTGCAGCTGAGCATCACGCACGCGAACGTCATCACGCAGGGCCTCGCGGCGAACATGGGCGGCCTGGACCAGTCGATCGACCGCGACAACGACATCCTCAACTACTCTCGCCTGCACGACATCACGCCGCAGGCATGGTCGCCGTTCCAGAAGGGCTTCTTCGACGGGGTCTTCCTCGGCGACCGCGAGCAGTACGCGGAGCTCAACGACGTGCTCGAGGAGCTCGCATCGGCGCACGGGGTCACCCCGACGGGCATCGCCGTCGCGTGGATCACCCGGCACCCCGCGCACTTCCAGGTCGTCCTCGGCACGACGAACCCGCAGCGCGTGCGGGACTCGGCCGCCGGCTCGGACGTCGAGCTCTCGCGCGAGGAGTGGTACCGCGTG